In one window of Kitasatospora sp. MMS16-BH015 DNA:
- a CDS encoding DUF393 domain-containing protein codes for MTELDVATDPVLVYDAGSRAATAWVRFAERYLRATLASGGWQAVRGGPGERLRWITPTGRTYLGAGAVARLLLRTGGAWAYLGGALALVTGTGRPGPAAWVRAGRRSG; via the coding sequence ATGACCGAGTTGGATGTGGCGACGGACCCGGTGCTGGTCTACGACGCGGGCAGCCGGGCCGCCACGGCCTGGGTGCGGTTCGCCGAGCGGTACCTGCGGGCGACGCTGGCCTCCGGCGGCTGGCAGGCCGTCCGCGGCGGGCCGGGGGAGCGGCTGCGCTGGATCACCCCGACGGGTCGGACGTACCTCGGCGCCGGGGCGGTGGCCCGGCTGCTGCTGCGCACCGGCGGGGCCTGGGCCTACCTCGGCGGTGCGCTGGCGCTGGTCACCGGTACTGGGCGGCCAGGGCCTGCGGCATGGGTTCGTGCCGGACGTAGGAGCGGGTGA